GATCTCGGCGCCGTGTTCGTCGGCGAGGCGGGCGAACTCGTCGTCGTCGCCGAGGAAGGAGTGCAGGCCGGCGACCACGTCGGCGCCGCGTTCGAGCGCCCCGCGCACGTCTGGTCGCCACGTCTCGTCGAAGCCGCCGCCGATGGGTGCGATCCCGACCACCAGTGCGTCGATCGGCTCCTCGACCGCGTCGAGACCGTCGACGATGGGGGCGTCGGCCACGTTCGAGACGTGGTCGCGGACGCGCTCGCCGGCGCGGGTCCGGTCGAGGACGGCGACCACCTCGTCGTCGCCGTACCGCAAGATTCCGACGGCGGTCTTCGCCCGGTCGGGGAACCCCTCGTGGGCCAGGATCGCGACGCGCATGGACGAGTGTTCGGTTTCGCCCGGTTTAATCGCATGGGAGTTCGAGAAACCGAGTCGACCAACCGAACAGCGACCAGCCGTACCGCAGGCTCGATCGTGACCGCGAACGGCGTGAAAGCCCCGAGTACAGACGGGACGACAGCGACCGCGAACAGCGTGAAAGCCCCGGCTCTGTCGACTCGGACGCCTCGCTGCGCGCTTCGCTCACTACGTTCGCTGCAGTGCTTGCGTCGTCGGCCTTCGTCGACAGAGCCGCCCCTTTCATTCCCGCCCACACAGACTGGTCGGTCAGCAGATGTGGGTGGGAATGAAAGGGGCCGTCCGCTTCGGGAAGACGGGTGACGCAAGCACCGCAGCCGAGCGAAGCGAGGTGAGGAGCGCAGCGAACCCCTCGACCGAAGCGGACGGGGGCTTTCACGCTGTTTGCACTACGATCTGACCGGCGGTGCGGTCCGTTGCTGCCGCTCTCGAGACTATCACGCCGCTTGCAGTCGCTGCCGTCCGGTTCACCCTCACGACAGTTCGAACTACAGCGCTCGCAACTGGACCTGCCAGAACTCGCGGAACGCCGACTCCAGCGCGGGCTCGGGGTCGCCGCTCGCACTGACCGACGAGACGGTGTCGGCCAGGTCCTCGAACTCGTCCAGTACCGTCCGCTCGCCGACGACGTACAGCCGGTCGGTGTCGGCGTCCTCGATGGCCACCTGACACCGCTCGACGTGGTTCTCGATCTGCTCGTCGCGCAGGCGCTCGAAGCGGGCCTGCGAGTAGCCGCCCTTGGAGTGTTGGCTCTTCAGCTCGGAGTCGAACCCCTGGAACGCCACGCGCTCGCGCCCGTCGTACTCCCCCATGGCGAACAGATCCGAGCGGACGAGCGCGAACGTAAAGGATCCCGTAGGCTCGAACCACGACCGGTCGAACTCGAAGGCGTCGCTCCACGTCGCGAACGATTCGGGCGGGTTCGGCACCGAGAGGCAGGCGTCGACGAGCGCGGCGTCGTCGGTGACGGCGAGACAGGGGGCGGCGCGGCCCACCAGCGCCGCGCGGTCGCCGAACGCCTCGCGGACGGGCTCGGAGAGGTCGTGTCCGTCGGGGACGTAGGCGGTGAACGCGCCCTCGGGGTCGGTCTCGACGGATTCCAGGCGGTCGAGGACCGCGCGGAAGCGGCCGTCGCGCAGCGTCTCCTCGGCGGCGAACGCTCGGTCGGCGCCGGCCTGCCCGTCCCGCAGGCGCTCGACTTCCCCCTCCAGCTCGGCGATGCGGTCTTCGAGGCGGTTGACCCGCTCTTCGGCCTCCTGTCGGTCGCTGGCGGCGTCGGCCCGCCGGCGCTGCTCGGCTTCGAGCTGTTGCTCGCGGCTGTCGAGTTCGTCCTCCAGTTCCGCGATGCGGTCTTTGAGTTCGGCGCGGCCGAGCACCCGGTCTAACATCACCGGATGGGGACGCCGCGGGCGGTTAAAACTACAGGGTGCCGGCGCGAGCGACCGCGCCGCTCGCACGCTCGCGACGGCCGCGCCCCCGGTGGTCGCGCCTCGCTCCGCTCGACGGGGGGCGCCGGTTCGGCGGCTCGGTCGGCGGTCCCGTTCGGCGGCTCCCGCGGATCCGGTGGGGTTTTCCCGGCGGTGCGCCTTTCTCCGGCCATGACAGAGCCGATCACCGAGCGCGTCGACGACCCCGAGGCCAAGCGGGAGTCGGGCCGCCGGAAGATGGAGTGGGCGCGCCAGCACATGCCGATCTGCGAGTCGCTGCGCGCCGAGTTCGAGGCCGACCAGCCCTTCGCCGAAGAGGTCGTCGGGATGGCGATGCACGTCGAAGCGAAGACCGCGATCCTCGCGGAACTGCTCGCCGTCGGCGGCGCCGAAGTGGCGATCACCGGCTGTAACCCCCTCTCGACCCACGACGACGTGAGCGTCGCGCTCGACGCCGTCGACGGTGTGACTTCCTACGCCGAACGCGAGGTCGACGACGAGGCGTACTACGCCGCCATGGAGGCGGTCATCGAGCACGAACCGACGATCACCGTCGACGACGGGATGGACCTGGTGGCGGCGATCCACGAGGACTACCCCGAACTCATCGACTCCATCGTCGGCGGCTGCGAGGAGACGACGACGGGCGTCCACCGCCTGCGCGCGATGGACGCCGACGGCGAACTCGCCTACCCGATGTTCGCCGTCAACGACACGCCGATGAAGCGGCTGTTCGACAACGTCCACGGCACCGGCGAGTCCTCGCTCGCGTCGATCGCGATGACCACGAACCTCTCGTGGGCCGGCAAGACCGTCGTCGTCGCCGGCTACGGCCACTGTGGCAAGGGCGTCGCGAAGAAGGCCAGCGGCCAGAACGCCGACGTGGTCGTCACCGAGGTC
The window above is part of the Halosimplex rubrum genome. Proteins encoded here:
- a CDS encoding Vms1/Ankzf1 family peptidyl-tRNA hydrolase, with product MLDRVLGRAELKDRIAELEDELDSREQQLEAEQRRRADAASDRQEAEERVNRLEDRIAELEGEVERLRDGQAGADRAFAAEETLRDGRFRAVLDRLESVETDPEGAFTAYVPDGHDLSEPVREAFGDRAALVGRAAPCLAVTDDAALVDACLSVPNPPESFATWSDAFEFDRSWFEPTGSFTFALVRSDLFAMGEYDGRERVAFQGFDSELKSQHSKGGYSQARFERLRDEQIENHVERCQVAIEDADTDRLYVVGERTVLDEFEDLADTVSSVSASGDPEPALESAFREFWQVQLRAL
- a CDS encoding adenosylhomocysteinase, whose product is MTEPITERVDDPEAKRESGRRKMEWARQHMPICESLRAEFEADQPFAEEVVGMAMHVEAKTAILAELLAVGGAEVAITGCNPLSTHDDVSVALDAVDGVTSYAEREVDDEAYYAAMEAVIEHEPTITVDDGMDLVAAIHEDYPELIDSIVGGCEETTTGVHRLRAMDADGELAYPMFAVNDTPMKRLFDNVHGTGESSLASIAMTTNLSWAGKTVVVAGYGHCGKGVAKKASGQNADVVVTEVEPRRALEAHMEGYDVLPMAEAAAEGDVFITTTGNRDVIVSEHFEDMQDGVLLANAGHFDVEIDLDALSELAVDSYEARDGVRAYEMADGRRLNVLAEGRLVNLATPIALGHPVEVMDQSFGVQAVCVRELVESGDDYEAGVHDVPDRLDKEVAEIKLDAEGVAFDALTETQEEYMGSWQHGT